One window from the genome of Lentibacillus daqui encodes:
- a CDS encoding APC family permease produces MNDNDKNQIQRKLRLVHVVAIGLAYMSPFAVFDTFGIASDVSSGHVPTAYVVVFLAILFTAMSYGKLVKRFPNAGSVYTYTKNILNPYLGVMVGWVSFIAYLALPMINALLAKIYLSAGFPNVPGWVWIVGLIAVITVLNIFGVKIAASVNILLVVFQVLVGVTFIFLTVRSIQTGPEHFMSFAELFPAANEYSGLFGAAALLALSFIGFDAITTLSEDTVEPKKNIPRAILLVASIGGVFFFTVTYFMQSLFPDVSLFNDIEGASPEIAVMIGGNLFLSFFLGGALFSVFASGLAAQVSASRLLYAMGRDKVIPKRFFGYLHPKFNSPVLNIVLVGAMALSALLLDLEAATSLINVGAFTAFSFVNICVVKSFFTTERKRSLGYVLSNLIAPCIGLLFVVYLWVNLDLFSLTIGGIWTVLGLAYLAISTGFFKKNPPEIDFDELEA; encoded by the coding sequence GTGAATGATAATGATAAGAATCAGATACAACGGAAACTCAGGTTAGTACATGTTGTAGCGATCGGTTTGGCTTACATGTCCCCGTTTGCGGTATTTGATACATTTGGAATTGCATCGGACGTATCTTCAGGACATGTGCCTACTGCCTATGTGGTGGTGTTTCTAGCCATTCTCTTTACAGCCATGAGCTATGGAAAACTAGTTAAAAGATTTCCAAACGCGGGATCTGTTTATACCTATACGAAAAATATTCTAAATCCGTATTTGGGAGTCATGGTTGGCTGGGTGTCGTTTATTGCTTATTTAGCACTTCCAATGATTAATGCATTGCTTGCGAAAATTTATTTATCAGCCGGTTTTCCCAATGTACCAGGTTGGGTGTGGATTGTCGGACTAATAGCAGTGATTACGGTATTGAATATATTCGGGGTGAAGATTGCAGCCTCAGTAAATATTTTATTAGTCGTATTTCAAGTTTTGGTTGGCGTCACTTTCATATTTCTAACGGTTCGTTCTATTCAGACCGGCCCAGAACATTTTATGTCTTTTGCTGAGTTGTTCCCTGCTGCTAATGAGTATTCGGGGTTGTTTGGTGCGGCTGCATTATTAGCTTTATCTTTTATTGGTTTCGATGCCATAACGACTCTATCGGAGGATACGGTTGAACCAAAGAAAAATATCCCTAGAGCAATTTTACTTGTTGCATCTATCGGCGGGGTATTTTTCTTTACGGTGACTTACTTCATGCAATCGCTATTTCCGGATGTGTCATTATTTAATGATATTGAGGGTGCATCTCCTGAAATTGCGGTAATGATTGGAGGAAACTTATTTCTTTCGTTTTTCCTTGGCGGAGCCCTGTTTTCTGTATTTGCTTCAGGCTTAGCAGCACAGGTGAGTGCATCGCGATTATTATACGCAATGGGAAGAGATAAAGTAATTCCCAAACGATTTTTTGGCTATTTACACCCCAAGTTTAATTCTCCAGTACTTAATATCGTATTGGTCGGTGCGATGGCTTTGTCCGCATTGCTTTTGGACTTGGAAGCAGCAACATCATTAATTAATGTAGGGGCATTTACTGCGTTTTCATTTGTTAATATTTGTGTAGTTAAAAGCTTTTTTACAACTGAAAGAAAACGCTCCCTTGGTTATGTTCTAAGTAATTTAATTGCACCTTGTATCGGATTGCTGTTTGTTGTGTACTTATGGGTAAATCTTGATCTCTTTTCTCTGACTATTGGGGGAATTTGGACCGTTTTGGGGTTAGCTTATCTAGCTATATCGACCGGATTCTTTAAAAAGAATCCTCCTGAAATTGATTTTGATGAATTGGAGGCGTAG
- a CDS encoding aldehyde dehydrogenase family protein → MSSKVLELNPKVVEFLKDPIKLFIDGEWQASVEENTFTAENPATGEVLAVVHEAGEQDVDKAVKAAKQAFETGEWPALSAYERSQLMHKLANLMERDFEILAQLDTLDNGKPLKEVTGSDLPGAIENLRYFAGWTTKMTGQTIPVSESFFNYTRHEPVGVVGQIIPWNFPIMMALWKIAPAIATGCTVVLKPAEQTPLSALYLAKLVEEAGFPKGVINIVNGFGKTAGNALVSHPDVNKIAFTGSTATGRAIMKSAADTMKRVTLELGGKSPNIILPDADLDKAIPGVFNGIMVNQGEVCCAGSRVYIPDDIFDEVVNKMKEYAENVTLGDGLDAETDMGPLVSKKQFDTVTSYIEKGIKEGATMLVGGENKGKGYFVSPTVFTGVDEDMTIAKEEIFGPVVVAMPYSSIDEVIERANASSYGLAAGLWTENLKNAHKISNKLKAGTVWVNCYNLTNAAVPFGGYKESGFGREMGSYALENYTEVKSVWIGLD, encoded by the coding sequence ATGAGTAGCAAAGTACTAGAACTAAATCCTAAAGTGGTAGAATTCTTAAAGGATCCTATCAAACTGTTTATTGATGGTGAGTGGCAAGCATCGGTAGAAGAAAATACGTTTACTGCCGAGAATCCTGCTACAGGCGAAGTATTGGCAGTGGTGCATGAAGCAGGGGAGCAAGATGTGGATAAAGCGGTTAAGGCTGCTAAACAAGCTTTTGAAACAGGGGAGTGGCCTGCGCTTAGTGCTTATGAGCGTTCCCAGTTAATGCATAAACTTGCTAATTTAATGGAACGGGACTTTGAGATTCTTGCCCAACTGGATACGTTGGATAACGGTAAACCATTGAAAGAAGTAACGGGCAGCGATTTGCCGGGAGCGATTGAGAATCTGAGATATTTTGCCGGTTGGACGACGAAAATGACAGGTCAAACGATTCCTGTCTCTGAATCCTTTTTCAACTATACAAGACATGAGCCAGTTGGGGTGGTAGGACAAATCATTCCTTGGAATTTTCCGATTATGATGGCATTATGGAAAATCGCCCCCGCCATCGCAACAGGTTGTACCGTTGTGCTGAAACCAGCCGAGCAAACACCGCTATCTGCACTGTATTTGGCAAAACTTGTTGAAGAAGCTGGATTTCCTAAAGGTGTAATCAATATTGTTAATGGCTTTGGAAAAACGGCTGGTAATGCACTGGTAAGCCATCCGGATGTAAACAAAATTGCCTTTACAGGTTCTACTGCAACAGGCCGTGCCATCATGAAGTCTGCAGCAGACACGATGAAGCGGGTGACATTGGAACTCGGCGGAAAATCGCCAAATATTATCCTGCCTGATGCTGATCTGGACAAAGCCATTCCGGGAGTGTTTAACGGAATTATGGTCAACCAGGGAGAGGTTTGCTGTGCCGGATCCCGGGTTTATATACCGGATGACATTTTTGATGAGGTAGTCAACAAGATGAAGGAATACGCCGAAAATGTAACATTGGGTGACGGCCTGGATGCAGAAACAGATATGGGTCCGCTTGTTTCCAAGAAGCAGTTTGATACAGTGACTTCCTATATAGAAAAGGGCATTAAGGAAGGCGCAACGATGTTAGTTGGCGGCGAAAACAAAGGTAAAGGATATTTTGTCTCGCCGACCGTGTTTACAGGGGTTGACGAGGACATGACCATTGCCAAAGAAGAAATATTCGGTCCTGTTGTTGTTGCAATGCCATATAGCAGTATCGATGAAGTGATCGAACGTGCCAATGCTTCTTCATATGGTTTGGCTGCAGGGCTTTGGACAGAGAATTTGAAAAATGCACATAAGATATCCAATAAATTAAAAGCGGGTACTGTCTGGGTGAATTGCTATAACCTGACCAATGCAGCTGTCCCGTTTGGCGGCTATAAAGAATCAGGGTTTGGCCGGGAAATGGGTTCGTATGCGTTGGAAAATTATACAGAAGTGAAAAGTGTGTGGATTGGGTTGGATTAG
- a CDS encoding aminotransferase family protein yields the protein MSQNQQLDKTEELKNELSSIDKKHILHPSTNPKQQSENGPKIIFKDGQGIYLKDMDGRTYIDGVSMLWNVNLGHGNKELAEASYQQMTKAAYTTTFYGYANESTVRLAEKITSLTPGDLNTIFFTSGGSESNDSAFKLSRFYWQLKGFKEKRIIISLKRGYHGVTIAAQRATGIDAYREFSGSSDPDIVNAKPHLTACELGDTSDPEYEGCIRDVIDKYGADKIAAVIVEPIQGAGGVHVPPEGYLQAVRKLCDEKNVHFIADEVICGFGRTGKMFGVDHWEVVPDFMSVAKGITSGYAQLGGVVMREEISNTINQYDDMLAHGFTYSGHPTACAIGLKNIEIIERDGLVAHADAMGHELKKGLDYLQDKYSFFANTRSRGLLAGFDLVKDRDANIPFDHSVGAAGTLVEECYQRDLLIRPFDFEPGMNIVAVAPPLIVTKSEIEKIIEIIDDAAAAFSKKIG from the coding sequence ATGAGTCAAAATCAACAATTAGATAAAACAGAAGAACTGAAAAATGAATTATCCAGCATCGACAAGAAGCATATTCTTCACCCATCAACCAATCCGAAGCAACAGAGTGAAAATGGTCCGAAAATTATCTTTAAAGATGGTCAAGGGATCTATTTAAAAGATATGGATGGCAGAACCTATATTGATGGGGTGTCCATGCTGTGGAATGTGAATCTGGGTCATGGAAACAAAGAATTGGCAGAAGCATCGTATCAGCAAATGACAAAAGCAGCATACACGACAACGTTTTATGGTTATGCGAATGAATCAACCGTACGATTAGCTGAAAAAATCACGTCATTAACGCCAGGAGATTTAAACACCATTTTCTTTACTTCTGGTGGTTCGGAGTCCAATGATTCTGCATTTAAATTATCCAGATTCTATTGGCAGTTAAAAGGTTTTAAAGAAAAAAGAATCATCATTTCGTTGAAGCGCGGTTACCATGGGGTGACAATTGCAGCTCAACGTGCAACAGGAATTGATGCCTACCGGGAATTTTCAGGTTCATCAGATCCAGACATTGTTAATGCGAAACCACATCTGACAGCTTGTGAATTGGGAGATACAAGCGATCCGGAATATGAAGGATGTATTCGTGACGTTATCGACAAATATGGAGCGGATAAAATTGCTGCCGTTATCGTAGAACCAATTCAAGGAGCAGGTGGTGTTCACGTTCCTCCAGAAGGATATTTACAGGCAGTTAGAAAACTTTGCGATGAAAAAAACGTTCATTTTATTGCAGACGAAGTCATTTGTGGTTTTGGCCGAACTGGAAAAATGTTCGGTGTCGATCATTGGGAAGTGGTGCCTGACTTCATGTCTGTTGCCAAAGGAATCACCAGTGGTTATGCACAACTTGGCGGTGTTGTCATGAGAGAGGAAATTAGTAATACCATTAACCAATATGATGACATGTTGGCACATGGCTTTACGTATAGCGGCCATCCAACTGCTTGTGCAATCGGATTAAAAAATATTGAAATTATTGAACGTGATGGACTGGTTGCCCATGCAGATGCCATGGGACACGAACTGAAAAAGGGCTTGGATTACCTGCAAGACAAGTATTCCTTCTTTGCCAATACACGATCCAGAGGCTTGTTAGCCGGATTTGATTTGGTTAAAGATCGCGATGCCAACATTCCTTTTGACCATTCAGTAGGCGCTGCCGGTACACTTGTGGAAGAATGTTATCAAAGAGATCTGCTCATCCGTCCATTTGATTTTGAACCGGGGATGAACATTGTTGCAGTTGCACCCCCACTCATTGTTACGAAAAGCGAAATAGAGAAGATTATTGAGATCATTGATGATGCAGCGGCAGCTTTTTCAAAAAAGATCGGATAA
- a CDS encoding M20 family metallo-hydrolase: protein MEKVIYQINKSRLLETIKVSASIGATENGGLNRLALTQEDKTMRDIFVNWLKEEGLNIRIDDFGNIYGRRKGRKNSGPVIAIGSHLDTQPCGGRFDGVLGVLSALEVIRVLNDNQVETEYPIEIINFTNEEGARFRPPMLGSGGAAEVFTQDFVYHTKDSKDVTFEQALKQIGYVGKKANRLKNVKNYIELHIEQGPILEKKNKSIGIVQGIQGMSWLTISVTGETNHAGPTPMDGRRDALVPAAKMIAKVNQLTKEIDGLKITVGKMDVSPNVSNVIPGKVEFTVDIRHQDDEARANAIEILREQLSTIALTHDVDLTIETDWKSDAVEFSPDVIKGITEGAEEFGYPAMELFSGPGHDAKYVAQVADTGMIFIPSHKGISHNEQELSFHDDIEKGANVLLYAVTKLANVIN from the coding sequence ATGGAGAAGGTAATCTATCAAATAAATAAAAGCCGCTTACTTGAAACCATTAAAGTAAGTGCTTCCATTGGTGCTACAGAAAATGGCGGATTAAATCGTTTGGCATTGACACAAGAAGATAAAACCATGAGGGACATCTTTGTTAATTGGCTGAAGGAAGAAGGGCTTAACATTCGCATTGATGACTTTGGCAATATATATGGCCGGAGAAAAGGAAGAAAAAACAGTGGGCCAGTAATTGCCATCGGCTCCCATTTGGATACACAACCATGCGGTGGCCGGTTCGACGGTGTTTTGGGTGTTTTATCAGCATTGGAAGTTATCCGTGTATTGAACGATAATCAAGTCGAGACAGAATACCCTATTGAAATCATTAATTTTACTAATGAAGAAGGAGCTCGCTTTAGACCGCCCATGCTCGGTTCTGGTGGGGCTGCAGAAGTATTCACACAAGATTTTGTATATCATACCAAGGACAGTAAGGATGTCACGTTTGAACAGGCACTTAAGCAAATAGGCTACGTGGGGAAAAAGGCGAATCGCTTAAAAAACGTGAAGAACTATATCGAACTTCATATCGAGCAAGGACCGATTTTGGAAAAGAAAAATAAATCAATCGGGATTGTTCAAGGAATCCAGGGAATGAGCTGGTTAACAATTTCGGTAACAGGGGAAACAAATCATGCTGGACCTACGCCTATGGATGGCAGAAGGGATGCACTAGTTCCCGCTGCTAAAATGATCGCGAAAGTTAATCAGTTAACAAAAGAAATAGATGGATTAAAGATTACAGTTGGCAAAATGGATGTTTCACCAAATGTATCCAATGTGATTCCAGGCAAAGTAGAGTTTACAGTAGATATCAGACATCAAGATGATGAGGCTAGAGCGAATGCGATTGAAATATTAAGGGAGCAGCTAAGTACCATTGCATTAACACATGATGTCGATCTAACCATCGAAACGGATTGGAAGTCGGATGCTGTTGAATTTTCCCCCGATGTCATAAAAGGTATTACAGAAGGTGCTGAGGAATTTGGATATCCCGCCATGGAGTTATTCAGTGGCCCGGGGCATGATGCGAAATATGTTGCGCAAGTAGCTGATACAGGAATGATTTTTATCCCTAGTCATAAAGGGATTAGTCATAACGAACAGGAATTATCGTTTCATGATGATATTGAAAAAGGGGCAAATGTTCTACTCTATGCCGTTACAAAACTGGCAAACGTTATCAATTAA
- a CDS encoding APC family permease has protein sequence MKADTEFRKVLTLFPVVLFGLAYMVPLTVFTTYGIVSQLTEGMLPMAYVVTLLTMLFTAFSYGRMVKAFPYSGSAYTYAQRSLNSHVGFFVGWVLLLDYMFLPMINYLIIGIYLHAEFPAVPVWIWIILSIVIVTIVNVRGIKVVAGVNLTLISFQMIFVALFIILSVKSLLGGEGSGTLFSSLPFFNPEGSTSLVFAGAAILCLSFLGFDAVTTLSEETINAKKTIPKAIFLVTIIGGLLFIVVSYLGQLVFPNYMSFKDPDSAGLEIAGFLGGNLFKSFFLAAYIIGCFASATSSHASVSRILYAMGRDTILPKKVFGNLYSKYRTPVFNIIIVSVVALLALFFSLETVSSFISFGALSAFTFVHISVFAHFYVRSRKRTFKDLILYVLVPFIGVILCIWLWTSLSKFAFMLGISWLTIGLIYLMYLTRMFKNQPPKMSFDESIDDVENTP, from the coding sequence ATGAAAGCCGATACAGAGTTTAGAAAAGTACTTACTTTGTTTCCTGTTGTATTATTTGGATTAGCTTATATGGTTCCTTTAACCGTATTTACAACATATGGAATTGTATCCCAACTAACTGAAGGGATGCTGCCAATGGCATATGTTGTAACCCTGTTGACTATGTTGTTTACAGCTTTTAGCTATGGGCGGATGGTTAAAGCATTTCCGTATTCCGGTTCCGCCTATACCTATGCGCAAAGATCTCTTAATTCGCACGTCGGTTTTTTCGTTGGATGGGTATTATTATTGGACTATATGTTTTTACCGATGATTAACTATTTAATTATTGGAATATATCTACATGCCGAATTTCCTGCAGTTCCGGTATGGATTTGGATAATACTATCGATTGTAATTGTAACTATCGTTAATGTTAGAGGAATTAAGGTGGTTGCAGGGGTCAATCTCACTTTGATTTCTTTCCAAATGATTTTTGTTGCTTTATTTATTATTCTTTCTGTGAAAAGTCTTTTAGGTGGTGAAGGTTCGGGGACTCTATTCTCATCACTGCCATTTTTTAATCCTGAGGGTTCAACTTCTTTAGTTTTTGCGGGAGCTGCAATTTTATGCCTTTCGTTTCTGGGCTTTGATGCTGTGACAACATTGTCTGAGGAAACGATTAATGCCAAGAAAACAATACCAAAGGCAATCTTTCTAGTAACTATTATTGGCGGTTTATTATTCATCGTTGTTTCCTACCTCGGTCAACTTGTGTTTCCTAACTATATGTCGTTTAAGGATCCGGATTCTGCCGGTCTGGAAATTGCGGGATTCCTTGGTGGTAATTTATTTAAATCGTTCTTTTTAGCAGCATATATCATTGGCTGTTTTGCTTCAGCCACAAGTTCACATGCAAGTGTATCAAGAATACTATATGCGATGGGGCGGGATACAATTCTTCCCAAAAAAGTATTTGGCAATCTTTATTCAAAATATCGAACTCCTGTATTCAACATCATTATTGTAAGCGTTGTAGCATTGTTAGCCTTATTTTTCAGTTTGGAAACTGTCTCTTCCTTCATTAGTTTTGGAGCACTTTCTGCTTTTACCTTTGTACATATATCTGTATTCGCTCATTTTTATGTAAGGAGCAGAAAACGCACATTCAAAGACTTGATATTATATGTGTTAGTGCCGTTTATCGGAGTTATATTATGTATTTGGTTGTGGACCAGTTTGAGTAAATTTGCTTTTATGTTGGGAATCAGTTGGTTAACTATTGGATTAATTTATTTAATGTATCTGACCCGGATGTTTAAGAACCAGCCTCCTAAAATGTCATTTGACGAATCAATTGATGATGTAGAGAACACACCATAA
- a CDS encoding amidohydrolase: MRNEKKADIILSSNAVFTGTTHKPIPASIAISGNQIVAVGSDKEIEEYRGPNTKMYDYEDQLIVPGFHDFHLHLMSGIVMENGVNLSEARSEEEAVNMVKQYAEQHPDEEWIIGVGWDASYWEQNQLPSRFSLDQAVPDRLVMLNHAELHYAWVNSKTLDFCNINRDTENPPYGFIEKDENGELTGVLYEKAAKLVDDKVFDLSRDKERELLDQFLELAAGVGVTSVNDMYGDGNEKYYELFKEFDEKDRLTTRIHILPSIDFDLEKHKQWRNEFTSDKLRFSGLKGFIDGVVTSRTAYMVGPYADDPDTCGELVYSPEEIKQKVVEADKEGFRVRFHAIGDGAVRLALDTFEAAQKANGKRDSRHTIEHVETIQEDDISRFSELGVLASMQPEHMAQSEREAYTARIGKEKEPYVFPINTLKNAGVKVGLGTDFPVATLNPLLEIYRAVTRVSSNGQPWHVHESISLAEALKDYTKTPAYGTFRENELGTLEVGKLADIVVLDRNLFEVSPEEILETKVNLTIADGQVVYENKYSLKDEKVHN; the protein is encoded by the coding sequence ATGCGTAACGAAAAAAAGGCAGATATCATTTTATCAAGCAATGCTGTATTCACAGGTACAACACACAAGCCAATCCCGGCTTCTATTGCAATTTCTGGCAACCAAATTGTGGCGGTCGGATCTGACAAGGAAATAGAGGAATATCGCGGACCAAATACAAAAATGTATGATTATGAAGATCAATTAATCGTACCGGGCTTTCATGATTTCCACCTGCACCTCATGTCGGGAATCGTGATGGAAAATGGTGTGAACCTGTCCGAGGCGCGGTCAGAAGAAGAGGCAGTAAATATGGTTAAGCAATATGCGGAACAACACCCTGATGAAGAATGGATAATCGGGGTAGGTTGGGATGCCAGCTACTGGGAACAGAATCAATTGCCGAGCAGATTTTCATTGGATCAAGCAGTTCCCGATCGACTGGTTATGCTTAATCACGCGGAACTGCATTATGCTTGGGTGAATAGTAAAACATTGGATTTTTGTAATATCAATCGGGATACGGAAAATCCGCCTTATGGGTTTATTGAAAAAGATGAGAACGGGGAACTAACCGGTGTATTATATGAAAAAGCTGCTAAATTGGTGGACGATAAAGTATTTGATTTATCGAGGGATAAAGAAAGGGAATTGCTGGATCAATTCCTGGAGCTTGCTGCCGGTGTAGGTGTCACATCGGTAAATGACATGTATGGGGATGGCAATGAAAAGTATTATGAACTGTTTAAGGAATTTGATGAAAAGGATAGGTTAACAACCCGGATTCATATTTTACCGTCAATTGATTTTGATTTGGAGAAGCACAAACAATGGCGTAACGAATTTACATCAGATAAACTGCGGTTTTCAGGTTTGAAAGGGTTTATTGATGGAGTGGTAACTAGCCGAACCGCGTATATGGTTGGACCTTATGCAGATGATCCGGATACATGCGGGGAATTGGTTTATTCGCCGGAAGAGATTAAGCAAAAAGTGGTTGAAGCAGATAAAGAAGGCTTTCGGGTCCGATTCCACGCCATTGGTGACGGAGCAGTCCGATTAGCACTTGATACGTTTGAAGCGGCGCAAAAAGCGAATGGGAAAAGGGATTCGCGGCATACAATTGAGCATGTTGAAACGATTCAAGAGGACGATATTTCCCGTTTTAGCGAATTGGGTGTACTTGCTTCCATGCAGCCGGAACATATGGCCCAAAGCGAGAGAGAAGCTTATACTGCCCGTATCGGTAAGGAAAAAGAACCGTATGTATTTCCGATTAATACATTAAAAAACGCGGGGGTAAAAGTGGGACTTGGGACTGACTTCCCGGTTGCTACGTTAAATCCACTACTAGAAATCTATCGTGCTGTTACAAGAGTATCCAGTAATGGTCAACCATGGCATGTGCATGAATCTATTTCACTTGCCGAAGCGTTAAAAGACTATACTAAAACCCCAGCGTATGGAACATTTAGAGAAAATGAATTGGGAACACTTGAGGTTGGGAAACTGGCGGATATTGTAGTTTTAGACAGAAATCTCTTTGAAGTTTCTCCTGAAGAAATCCTGGAAACAAAAGTAAATTTAACAATTGCCGATGGTCAGGTTGTTTATGAAAATAAATATAGCCTCAAGGATGAAAAAGTTCATAACTAA
- a CDS encoding APC family permease, translating into MDNESGKLKRSLGLRHVVFFGLAFMAPGTVFDTYGVAAFQSNGMIAIGYMIALFVMLFTAYSYAQLVKEFPSAGAAYSFAQKAMNPHLGFLVGWAILLDYMLSPMISALLLGISLTAYFPAVPMFVWIILFVIVITTVNILGIKFAANFNTFIFLLSLVAFVLFVIYAIKFLLNGGGVGTTFSILPFHDKEVQFSGLMGVVPILCFTYLGFDAITALSEETKNPTKTIPKAIFIIPLTGSVLYITATYLLQLVYPDIRSFVDPQSVQYNIFYLIGGIFLKTVFVGTGIFASTISAVASGSSASRIMYAMGRGNVLPKKIFGYISPKFHTPVYNILIVGLVALSALFFNLTAATSLINFGAFFAFAFVNISVISHFYIKKRNRSFKGVIKYLIIPAIGAIFIFSLWLNLGWHSFLLGGIWLMIGFIYLVNQTKMFKRPPEEVFSEASEL; encoded by the coding sequence TTGGACAATGAATCGGGTAAATTAAAAAGATCGCTTGGCTTGAGACACGTTGTTTTTTTTGGTTTGGCTTTTATGGCACCTGGAACAGTGTTTGATACATATGGTGTTGCAGCGTTTCAAAGTAATGGAATGATTGCGATCGGGTATATGATAGCATTATTTGTGATGCTATTTACGGCATATAGTTACGCGCAGTTGGTAAAGGAATTTCCTTCAGCTGGAGCAGCTTATTCTTTCGCTCAAAAGGCGATGAACCCCCATTTGGGCTTTTTGGTTGGTTGGGCTATTTTGTTGGACTACATGTTAAGCCCGATGATTAGTGCTTTACTTTTGGGGATATCCTTAACAGCATATTTTCCTGCTGTTCCGATGTTCGTTTGGATTATTCTTTTTGTAATCGTTATCACCACGGTTAATATTCTTGGTATTAAATTTGCGGCAAATTTCAATACTTTTATATTTCTCCTTTCTTTGGTTGCGTTTGTTCTTTTTGTTATTTACGCTATAAAGTTTTTATTGAATGGTGGGGGTGTAGGAACCACATTTTCCATCTTACCTTTTCATGACAAGGAGGTACAATTTTCGGGTCTAATGGGAGTAGTCCCGATCCTGTGCTTTACCTATTTAGGGTTTGATGCAATTACAGCTTTATCAGAGGAAACAAAAAATCCTACAAAGACAATCCCGAAAGCTATTTTCATTATTCCGTTAACCGGCAGTGTCCTTTACATCACGGCAACTTATTTACTGCAATTGGTGTATCCGGATATTCGTTCTTTTGTTGATCCGCAGTCAGTTCAGTATAATATTTTTTATTTGATTGGCGGAATATTTTTGAAAACAGTTTTTGTTGGTACGGGGATCTTTGCGAGCACAATTTCTGCAGTCGCTTCCGGATCCAGTGCTTCCAGAATTATGTACGCCATGGGAAGGGGAAACGTTCTTCCTAAGAAGATATTTGGATATATTTCACCAAAATTTCATACCCCGGTTTATAATATTTTAATAGTAGGCCTTGTAGCACTTTCAGCTTTGTTTTTTAACCTTACTGCTGCAACGTCGCTTATTAATTTTGGCGCTTTTTTTGCGTTTGCTTTTGTTAATATATCCGTTATTAGTCATTTTTATATTAAGAAAAGAAATCGATCATTTAAGGGGGTGATAAAATACCTGATAATACCGGCAATCGGAGCTATTTTTATCTTTAGCTTATGGTTGAACTTGGGGTGGCATTCCTTCTTATTGGGAGGTATATGGCTTATGATTGGCTTCATATATCTTGTCAATCAAACCAAAATGTTCAAGCGTCCCCCTGAAGAAGTATTCTCGGAGGCCAGTGAATTATAA